The Streptomyces sp. NBC_01255 genome window below encodes:
- a CDS encoding prefoldin domain-containing protein codes for MATSNRLLRYAESRKNLTGCAAGLAGLALTLTGAAGSLWPLVVVGLYGAGALIAPPERPDTPHFPSADEQLDALRADFVKLRAYLTEVELPSATRERLTALGTLIEALLEPGWVSDPEHLHVLARAVRLDIPEAVDTFVRTRWWSRFTSGSEAPESHLERQLAALHEEATAIATALQEAEAIRQQIHTEYVEGRGN; via the coding sequence GTGGCTACCAGTAACCGCCTCCTGCGGTACGCCGAGTCCCGCAAGAACCTGACGGGCTGCGCCGCCGGCCTGGCCGGTCTCGCCCTCACCCTCACCGGAGCCGCGGGCTCCCTGTGGCCGCTGGTGGTCGTGGGCCTGTACGGGGCGGGGGCGCTGATCGCCCCGCCCGAGCGCCCGGACACCCCGCACTTCCCGAGCGCCGACGAGCAACTGGACGCCCTTCGGGCCGACTTCGTCAAGCTGCGCGCGTATCTGACCGAGGTGGAGCTGCCGTCGGCCACCCGCGAGCGGCTCACCGCCCTCGGCACCCTGATCGAGGCCCTGCTCGAACCGGGCTGGGTGAGCGACCCGGAGCACCTCCACGTCCTGGCCCGCGCGGTCCGCCTGGACATCCCGGAGGCCGTCGACACCTTCGTACGGACGCGGTGGTGGTCGCGGTTCACCTCGGGCTCCGAGGCCCCTGAGAGTCACCTCGAACGGCAGCTGGCCGCGCTCCACGAGGAGGCGACCGCGATCGCCACCGCCCTCCAGGAAGCGGAAGCGATCCGTCAGCAGATCCACACGGAGTACGTGGAAGGACGCGGCAACTGA